One Microlunatus soli genomic window carries:
- the rbfA gene encoding 30S ribosome-binding factor RbfA → MASPRVLKLADQIKVIVAEMLERRVKDPRLGFVTVTDVRLTGDTREATVFYTVFGEDADWDGTAAALKSATGLIRSQVGKQLGLRFTPTLTFQADAVPESARQIDDLLAKARASDDEVARRAAGASYAGEVDPYKHDDEADEDPQGPGTVDDRGNA, encoded by the coding sequence GTGGCATCACCTCGAGTGTTGAAACTCGCCGATCAGATCAAGGTCATCGTCGCCGAGATGCTGGAGCGCCGGGTCAAGGATCCACGGCTCGGTTTCGTGACCGTCACCGATGTCCGGCTGACCGGGGACACCCGGGAGGCGACCGTCTTCTACACCGTCTTCGGTGAGGACGCCGATTGGGACGGTACGGCCGCGGCCCTGAAGTCGGCGACCGGACTGATCCGATCGCAGGTCGGTAAGCAGTTGGGGCTGCGCTTCACGCCGACGCTGACCTTCCAGGCCGACGCGGTGCCGGAATCGGCTCGGCAGATCGATGATCTGCTGGCCAAGGCACGGGCCAGCGATGACGAAGTGGCCCGGCGAGCGGCCGGAGCGAGCTATGCCGGCGAGGTCGACCCGTACAAGCACGACGACGAGGCCGACGAGGATCCGCAGGGTCCCGGGACTGTCGACGACCGGGGCAATGCCTGA
- the infB gene encoding translation initiation factor IF-2, translated as MAKVRVYELAKELGVTSKDVLNTLKDMGEFVRSASSTVEAPVERRLKEKLANEPIKKGRKGAKKATPAPPNGATAANAGGAAQASSPQPTPGSPKPTPGPTPGAPKPGPLGDRAARPQSPEVTAPATGAESAVESPAAQAPATETPSAETPAPERTAPEAGDATGGTSAPSGDQPTAGQPGPTGSGPTGSGAGRTPTPGPRPGPRPGPAARPGDNRPARPGRPGDGRPDNRERPAGRPGDGRPGEGRPGPRRDGQAPRPRPGSTGGLPGGAPRPRPSGPRPGNNPFSSSQGMGTSARGPRPEGGGRPGIPRPPAGRGGAGAGAGSGGPRPGGGGGSGMPRPNPAMMPRQSNSQLGQAGPRGRGGPGGGRGRGGPGGGGNRGPGGGPGGPPAGRGGRGGRGGTQGAFGRPGGPSRRGRKSKKQRRQEFNEMEAPSIGGVRVKQGDGQVIRLARGASLTDLAEKIGVDPAALVQVLFHLGEMVTATQSVADDTLQVLGAELNYDIQVVSPEDEDRELLESFDIEFGENEGGEEALVSRPPVVTVMGHVDHGKTRLLDSLRKSNVAGGEAGGITQSIGAYQVSTEVDDQERKITFIDTPGHEAFTAMRARGAKSTDIAVLVVAADDGVMPQTIEALNHAQAADLPIVVAVNKIDKEGADPTKVRGQLTEYGLVPEEYGGETIFVDVSAISGVGLDSLLEAVVLTADAALDLRANPEMDAQGVAIEAHLDKGRGPVATVLVQRGTLRVGDSIVAGPAYGRVRALLSDSGENVDEAPPSMPVQVLGLTAVPGAGDSFIVVDDDRTARQIADRREARARMAAQAAGARRKTLDQLFEQLEKGETQELLLILKGDSSGSVEALEDALTKIDVGDEVSLRVIDRGVGAITETNVSLASASNAVIIGYNVRAQGKATELADRQGVDVRYYSVIYAAIDEIEAALKGMLKPIYEEAQLGTAEIREIFRSSKAGVIAGCMVTSGLMRRNAKARLLRDGVVVLDDSSIASLRREKDDATEVREGYECGLTLNNYSDIKVGDIVETYEMREKPRD; from the coding sequence GTGGCAAAGGTCCGAGTCTACGAGCTCGCGAAGGAGCTCGGAGTCACCAGCAAGGACGTTCTGAACACGTTGAAGGACATGGGCGAATTCGTCCGGTCGGCCTCGTCGACCGTCGAAGCGCCCGTGGAACGCCGGCTCAAGGAGAAGCTGGCGAACGAGCCGATCAAGAAGGGCCGCAAGGGCGCCAAGAAGGCGACCCCGGCACCCCCGAACGGCGCCACCGCAGCGAACGCCGGCGGCGCTGCTCAGGCCTCGTCGCCCCAGCCGACGCCCGGCTCACCGAAGCCGACTCCGGGGCCGACCCCTGGCGCGCCCAAGCCCGGCCCGCTCGGCGATCGGGCTGCGCGCCCGCAGTCGCCCGAGGTGACGGCTCCTGCGACCGGCGCCGAGTCGGCCGTCGAATCCCCGGCTGCCCAGGCTCCGGCGACCGAGACCCCGTCCGCCGAGACCCCTGCCCCGGAGCGCACCGCTCCGGAGGCCGGCGACGCAACCGGCGGGACGAGCGCGCCCTCCGGCGATCAGCCGACGGCCGGACAGCCCGGCCCGACCGGTTCGGGCCCGACCGGTTCCGGTGCAGGCCGGACGCCGACGCCGGGCCCGCGCCCGGGTCCCCGACCCGGTCCCGCCGCACGACCGGGCGACAACCGTCCGGCACGACCGGGACGTCCCGGCGACGGTCGACCCGACAACCGGGAGCGGCCGGCCGGTCGACCGGGCGACGGACGCCCCGGTGAGGGCCGTCCGGGTCCGCGTCGGGACGGTCAGGCGCCGCGACCGCGTCCGGGATCGACCGGCGGTCTGCCGGGTGGAGCACCGCGTCCGCGGCCGTCCGGCCCGCGGCCGGGCAACAACCCGTTCTCCTCGTCCCAGGGGATGGGCACCTCTGCTCGCGGGCCGCGGCCCGAGGGCGGCGGTCGTCCCGGGATCCCGCGTCCGCCGGCAGGCCGTGGTGGCGCCGGTGCCGGTGCTGGGTCCGGCGGTCCGCGTCCGGGTGGTGGTGGCGGCTCCGGCATGCCGCGACCGAACCCGGCGATGATGCCCCGGCAGAGCAACAGCCAACTCGGCCAGGCCGGCCCGCGGGGTCGTGGCGGCCCCGGCGGCGGTCGTGGCCGTGGTGGCCCCGGCGGTGGCGGCAACCGTGGTCCGGGCGGCGGTCCGGGTGGTCCGCCTGCCGGTCGCGGCGGCCGTGGCGGTCGCGGCGGCACCCAGGGTGCCTTCGGTCGCCCGGGTGGCCCGTCCCGTCGTGGACGCAAGTCCAAGAAGCAGCGGCGTCAAGAGTTCAACGAGATGGAGGCGCCGTCGATCGGTGGCGTGCGCGTCAAGCAGGGTGACGGCCAGGTCATCCGGCTGGCCCGCGGTGCCTCGCTGACCGACCTCGCCGAGAAGATCGGCGTCGATCCGGCAGCTCTGGTGCAGGTGCTGTTCCATCTCGGTGAGATGGTCACCGCAACCCAGTCGGTCGCCGACGACACCCTGCAGGTGCTGGGTGCCGAGCTCAACTACGACATCCAGGTCGTCTCGCCCGAGGACGAGGACCGGGAGCTGTTGGAGAGCTTCGACATCGAGTTCGGCGAGAACGAGGGTGGCGAGGAAGCCCTGGTCAGCCGTCCGCCGGTCGTCACCGTGATGGGTCACGTCGACCACGGCAAGACCCGGCTGTTGGACTCGCTGCGCAAGTCCAACGTCGCCGGCGGCGAGGCCGGTGGCATCACCCAGAGCATCGGTGCCTACCAGGTGTCGACCGAGGTCGATGATCAAGAGCGCAAGATCACCTTCATCGACACCCCGGGGCACGAGGCGTTCACCGCCATGCGTGCCCGTGGTGCGAAGTCGACCGACATCGCCGTCCTGGTGGTGGCCGCCGACGACGGTGTGATGCCGCAGACCATCGAGGCACTGAACCACGCCCAGGCGGCAGATCTGCCGATCGTGGTCGCGGTCAACAAGATCGACAAGGAAGGCGCCGATCCGACCAAGGTCCGCGGTCAGCTGACCGAGTACGGGCTGGTGCCGGAGGAATACGGCGGCGAAACGATCTTCGTCGACGTCTCCGCGATCAGCGGTGTCGGGCTGGACAGCCTGCTGGAAGCGGTCGTGCTGACCGCCGACGCGGCGCTCGATCTGCGGGCCAACCCGGAGATGGACGCCCAGGGTGTCGCCATCGAGGCGCACCTGGACAAGGGACGCGGCCCGGTGGCCACCGTCCTGGTCCAGCGCGGAACGCTGCGGGTCGGCGACTCGATCGTCGCCGGGCCGGCGTACGGCCGCGTTCGTGCTCTGCTCAGTGACAGCGGGGAGAACGTGGACGAGGCTCCGCCGTCGATGCCGGTGCAGGTGCTCGGTCTGACCGCCGTACCCGGAGCCGGCGACAGCTTCATCGTCGTCGACGACGACCGGACCGCACGGCAGATCGCCGATCGGCGTGAGGCCCGGGCCCGGATGGCCGCGCAGGCCGCCGGTGCTCGCCGCAAGACGCTGGATCAGCTCTTCGAGCAGTTGGAGAAGGGCGAGACCCAGGAGCTGCTGCTGATCCTGAAGGGCGACAGCTCCGGTTCGGTCGAGGCGTTGGAGGACGCGCTGACCAAGATCGACGTCGGCGACGAGGTGTCGCTGCGGGTGATCGACCGCGGTGTCGGTGCCATCACCGAGACCAACGTCAGCCTGGCGTCGGCCTCCAACGCAGTGATCATCGGTTACAACGTCCGCGCTCAGGGCAAGGCCACCGAGTTGGCCGACCGTCAGGGTGTCGACGTCCGGTACTACTCGGTGATCTACGCCGCGATCGACGAGATCGAGGCGGCACTGAAGGGCATGCTGAAGCCGATCTACGAAGAGGCCCAGCTGGGTACGGCGGAGATCCGCGAGATCTTCCGTTCGTCGAAGGCCGGCGTCATCGCGGGTTGTATGGTCACCAGCGGCCTGATGCGACGCAACGCCAAGGCGCGGTTGCTGCGCGACGGTGTCGTGGTGCTCGACGACTCCAGCATCGCCTCCCTGCGGCGGGAGAAGGACGACGCCACCGAGGTCCGTGAGGGCTATGAGTGTGGTCTGACGTTGAACAACTACTCCGACATCAAGGTCGGGGACATCGTCGAGACCTACGAGATGCGCGAGAAGCCGCGCGACTGA
- a CDS encoding YlxR family protein, whose amino-acid sequence MLAARVDSADVEPVRTCVGCRGRENKADLLRLTVVGGAIRVDQAQRRPGRGVYLHPRPSCWDQAFRKRALTRGLRAPTADPSPASEDLRRLTPEGDDQSLDRGGPLR is encoded by the coding sequence GTGTTGGCCGCCCGCGTAGACTCTGCCGACGTGGAACCGGTGCGCACCTGTGTCGGGTGTCGTGGCCGGGAGAACAAGGCTGATCTGCTCCGACTGACCGTGGTCGGCGGGGCGATCCGGGTCGATCAAGCCCAACGGAGGCCGGGGCGCGGCGTGTATCTGCACCCTCGACCGTCCTGTTGGGACCAGGCGTTCCGCAAACGTGCTCTGACGCGCGGCCTGCGGGCGCCGACCGCCGATCCGAGCCCGGCGTCGGAGGACCTGCGCAGGCTCACCCCCGAGGGCGACGATCAATCGCTCGACCGTGGGGGCCCGCTTAGGTGA
- the gdhA gene encoding NADP-specific glutamate dehydrogenase encodes MPALAESLHEIYDEVLRRNPGEVEFHQAVHEVLDSLAPVVAKHPQYADEQVIRRLCEPERQIIFRVPWVDDDGRVQINRGFRVEFNSSLGPYKGGLRFHPSVYLGIVKFLGFEQIFKNALTGLPIGGGKGGSDFDPKGRSDGEIMRFCQSFMTELYRHIGEYTDVPAGDIGVGGREIGYLFGQYKRITNRYESGVLTGKGLTWGGSQVRTEATGYGTVFFVDEILRTRGDSMDGKTVVVSGSGNVAIYAIEKVQQLGGTVIGCSDSSGYVVDQKGIDLELLREVKETRRGRIAEYAELRGGDARFVADGSIWQLPCDVALPCATQNELSVADAETLIGNGCIAVAEGANMPCVPDAVRLLTSSGVAFAPGKAANAGGVATSALEMQQNASRDSWTFEHTEERLAVIMRNIHDRCLTTADEYGVPGNYVAGANISGFTQVADAMLALGVI; translated from the coding sequence TTGCCTGCCCTCGCCGAATCCCTGCACGAGATCTATGACGAAGTCCTGCGCCGAAACCCGGGCGAGGTCGAATTCCATCAGGCTGTTCACGAGGTGCTGGACAGCCTCGCCCCGGTGGTCGCCAAGCATCCGCAGTACGCCGACGAGCAGGTGATCCGTCGACTGTGCGAGCCGGAACGGCAGATCATCTTCCGGGTGCCGTGGGTCGACGACGACGGCCGGGTGCAGATCAATCGTGGCTTCCGGGTCGAGTTCAACTCCTCGCTCGGCCCGTACAAGGGCGGTTTGCGGTTCCATCCCAGCGTCTACCTGGGAATCGTCAAGTTCCTCGGCTTCGAGCAGATCTTCAAGAACGCCCTCACCGGGCTGCCGATCGGCGGCGGCAAGGGTGGCAGCGACTTCGACCCGAAGGGCCGCTCCGACGGCGAGATCATGCGCTTCTGCCAGTCGTTCATGACCGAGCTCTACCGGCACATCGGCGAATACACCGACGTCCCGGCGGGCGACATCGGTGTCGGCGGCCGGGAGATCGGCTACCTGTTCGGCCAGTACAAGCGGATCACCAACCGGTACGAGTCCGGCGTACTGACCGGCAAGGGCCTGACCTGGGGCGGATCCCAGGTCCGCACCGAGGCGACCGGCTACGGCACGGTGTTCTTCGTCGACGAGATCCTGCGCACCCGCGGCGACAGCATGGACGGCAAGACCGTCGTCGTCTCCGGCTCGGGCAATGTGGCGATCTATGCGATCGAGAAGGTGCAGCAACTCGGCGGCACGGTGATCGGCTGTTCCGACTCCAGCGGCTACGTCGTGGACCAGAAGGGCATCGACCTGGAGCTGCTGCGCGAGGTGAAGGAGACCCGCCGCGGCCGGATCGCCGAATATGCCGAACTGCGCGGCGGTGACGCCCGCTTCGTGGCCGACGGGTCCATCTGGCAGCTGCCCTGCGACGTCGCACTGCCCTGTGCGACCCAGAACGAGTTGAGCGTCGCCGACGCCGAAACGCTGATCGGCAACGGCTGCATCGCCGTCGCCGAGGGCGCCAACATGCCGTGCGTGCCGGACGCGGTCCGGTTGCTGACCTCCTCCGGTGTCGCGTTCGCGCCGGGCAAGGCGGCCAACGCCGGTGGTGTGGCGACCAGTGCCCTGGAGATGCAGCAGAACGCGTCCCGCGACTCCTGGACCTTCGAGCACACCGAGGAGCGGCTGGCCGTGATCATGCGCAACATCCACGACCGCTGCCTGACCACCGCCGACGAGTACGGCGTGCCGGGCAACTACGTCGCCGGCGCCAACATCAGCGGTTTCACCCAGGTCGCCGACGCGATGCTCGCCCTCGGCGTGATCTGA
- a CDS encoding phosphotransferase enzyme family protein: protein MPTTEQLGPILNDWRTVLGDNATAGAEFEGRELWPVTATDGRCYFLKRLGPWRNLPLADEFRVLRHLAARGILVAEYLITDRARLYAGAIEDSYVLMPRLAESRLDRRAVLALEPVIGAAVADLHAALAGHPWPVASYHEDIVGNLRRELDLPPDLAEAYEARRDRVIDDLTGLPEQLIHGDLTIDNVLLGDVIAFIDLDHLPYGLRLWDLAKYLSRRLRCPASEAAEALPHLSRFLSGYQQRSPLSAAELAAFPSLIIGAGVIEISYLRQVLSGALERRRLPDHERTLWATVEALRWQLDDHDSIAEAVRST from the coding sequence ATGCCTACCACCGAACAACTTGGACCGATCCTGAACGACTGGCGGACCGTGCTCGGCGACAACGCCACCGCCGGCGCCGAATTCGAAGGCCGGGAGCTCTGGCCGGTCACCGCAACCGACGGCCGGTGCTACTTCCTCAAACGTCTCGGCCCGTGGCGCAATCTCCCGCTGGCCGACGAATTCCGGGTGCTCCGGCACTTGGCGGCGCGAGGGATCCTCGTCGCGGAATATCTGATCACCGATCGGGCTCGGCTCTATGCCGGTGCGATCGAGGACTCGTACGTGTTGATGCCGCGGCTGGCCGAATCCCGGCTCGATCGGCGCGCCGTCCTGGCGCTGGAGCCGGTGATCGGCGCCGCCGTGGCCGACCTGCACGCCGCGCTGGCCGGACATCCGTGGCCGGTCGCCTCCTACCACGAGGACATCGTGGGCAACCTGCGGCGGGAGCTGGACCTGCCGCCCGATCTTGCGGAGGCCTACGAGGCCCGCCGTGATCGGGTGATCGACGATCTGACCGGGCTGCCGGAGCAGCTGATCCATGGTGATCTGACCATCGACAACGTGTTGCTCGGCGACGTCATCGCCTTCATCGACCTTGATCATCTTCCGTACGGGCTACGACTGTGGGATCTCGCGAAGTACCTGTCCCGGCGGCTGCGCTGTCCGGCGTCGGAGGCGGCGGAGGCGCTGCCGCATCTGAGTCGCTTCCTGTCCGGCTATCAGCAGCGCAGTCCGTTGTCGGCGGCCGAACTGGCGGCGTTCCCGTCCTTGATCATCGGCGCCGGAGTGATCGAGATCTCCTACCTGAGGCAGGTGCTGTCCGGCGCCCTGGAGCGCCGCCGGCTTCCCGATCATGAACGCACTCTGTGGGCCACCGTGGAGGCCCTGCGCTGGCAGCTCGATGATCACGATTCGATCGCCGAAGCCGTCCGTAGCACCTAG
- a CDS encoding multidrug effflux MFS transporter, with product MTEVMRQETTGATAAVRAGSARRTLPVLGGLMALGPLSVDMYLPALPGIRAELAATPATIQLTITGVMVGMGLGQLIVGPLSDAIGRHRPLLAGLIVYVIGSLLCVVAPDATLLVAARILQGVAISTAGVIATASVRDLYSGSRLARVLSRLMIIPMAAPVVAPTIGSGLLSIAPWRGVFVVLGAVGLAMLIIVAVSAPRDVAPGAPVRGAERPLRLIMMRSVEAYRLLLGDRQYVAAAVIIGAAMAALMGYVAGAPFVLQGSYGLDQHQFGLVFGAGGVSLIISGQLNAHLLRRYPPERILRVAVLAGVPTVGWLAVAASTGTGGLAGLLIGLWLLLGVIGMVFPNAPAVAMSRHGERAGSAAALIGGVQFGLGAAGAPVVGLLGNTEAALVAVAAAGMLIAAGTVILARVGRRSEP from the coding sequence ATGACCGAGGTCATGCGGCAGGAGACGACGGGAGCGACCGCAGCGGTCCGTGCCGGGTCGGCTCGGCGGACGTTGCCGGTGCTGGGCGGGTTGATGGCGTTGGGTCCGCTGTCGGTGGACATGTATCTGCCGGCGTTGCCCGGGATCCGGGCCGAGCTGGCTGCAACACCGGCCACCATCCAACTGACGATCACCGGTGTCATGGTCGGCATGGGGCTCGGCCAGCTGATAGTCGGACCACTGTCGGATGCGATCGGTCGGCACCGACCACTGCTGGCCGGACTGATCGTGTACGTGATCGGGTCTCTGCTGTGTGTCGTCGCTCCCGACGCGACGTTGCTGGTGGCCGCGCGGATCCTGCAAGGTGTCGCGATCTCGACCGCCGGCGTGATCGCCACCGCCTCCGTACGGGATCTCTACAGCGGCAGCAGGTTGGCTCGGGTGCTCAGTCGGTTGATGATCATTCCGATGGCAGCCCCGGTGGTCGCGCCGACCATCGGCAGCGGGCTGCTGAGCATCGCTCCCTGGCGCGGAGTGTTCGTCGTGCTCGGTGCCGTCGGGCTGGCGATGTTGATCATCGTGGCGGTATCGGCGCCACGGGACGTGGCGCCCGGCGCACCGGTTCGGGGTGCGGAACGCCCGCTGCGGCTGATCATGATGCGGTCGGTGGAGGCGTACCGGTTGCTGCTCGGCGATCGCCAGTATGTGGCTGCGGCGGTGATCATCGGTGCGGCGATGGCGGCGCTGATGGGCTATGTGGCCGGCGCACCGTTCGTGCTGCAGGGGAGCTACGGCTTGGACCAGCATCAGTTCGGTCTGGTGTTCGGTGCCGGCGGTGTGAGCTTGATCATCTCCGGTCAGCTGAACGCACACCTGCTGCGTCGCTACCCGCCGGAGCGCATCCTGCGGGTCGCCGTCCTCGCCGGTGTGCCGACAGTCGGCTGGTTGGCCGTCGCCGCGAGCACCGGGACGGGTGGCCTGGCCGGACTGCTGATCGGCTTGTGGCTGCTGCTCGGCGTGATCGGGATGGTCTTCCCCAACGCTCCCGCCGTCGCGATGTCTCGGCACGGTGAACGGGCCGGCAGCGCGGCCGCGCTGATCGGCGGCGTCCAGTTCGGTCTGGGCGCCGCCGGCGCTCCCGTGGTCGGCCTGTTGGGCAACACCGAGGCGGCGCTGGTCGCTGTGGCTGCTGCCGGGATGCTGATCGCTGCCGGCACCGTCATCCTGGCCCGGGTCGGCCGCCGATCCGAGCCGTGA
- the nusA gene encoding transcription termination factor NusA gives MDIDISVLRLMEREKDIPFDLLVNAIEEALLSAYEKTPSAVPGSKIELNRKSGHVRVLAPELDDEGNRIGEYDNTPEGFGRVAASTARQVIFQRLRDAEDEQKFGHFSGVEGDIVSGVIQQGHDARTVLVDLGKIEAIMPQAEQVPGETYRHGARIKVYVVSVRKETRGPQVVVSRTHPGLVERLFSLEVPEIADGTVEIKAVAREAGHRSKIAVQSTNRDVSAKGACIGPMGQRVRAVMHELNEEKIDIIDYSEDPATFVGQALSPAKVSSVTVVDERARAARVVVPDYQLSLAIGREGQNARLAARLTGWRIDIRSDTAPADD, from the coding sequence ATGGACATCGACATCTCCGTCCTGCGACTGATGGAGCGGGAGAAGGACATCCCGTTCGACCTCCTCGTGAACGCGATCGAGGAGGCGTTGCTCTCGGCCTACGAGAAGACCCCGAGCGCGGTGCCGGGCTCGAAGATCGAGCTGAACCGCAAGAGCGGTCACGTCCGGGTGCTGGCCCCCGAACTGGACGACGAGGGCAACCGGATCGGCGAATACGACAACACCCCCGAGGGTTTCGGCCGGGTTGCCGCGTCGACCGCGCGGCAGGTGATCTTCCAGCGGCTGCGGGACGCCGAGGACGAGCAGAAGTTCGGCCACTTCTCCGGAGTCGAGGGTGACATCGTCTCCGGTGTCATCCAGCAGGGTCACGACGCCCGTACGGTGCTGGTGGACCTGGGCAAGATCGAGGCGATCATGCCGCAGGCAGAGCAGGTGCCGGGCGAGACCTACCGGCACGGCGCCCGGATCAAGGTCTATGTGGTCTCGGTCCGCAAGGAGACCCGTGGCCCGCAGGTCGTGGTCTCCCGGACTCACCCCGGCCTGGTCGAGCGGCTGTTCTCGCTCGAGGTGCCGGAGATCGCCGACGGGACCGTCGAGATCAAGGCGGTGGCCCGGGAAGCCGGCCACCGCAGCAAGATCGCGGTGCAGAGCACCAACCGTGACGTCAGCGCCAAGGGTGCCTGCATCGGCCCGATGGGGCAGCGGGTCCGCGCGGTGATGCACGAACTGAACGAGGAGAAGATCGACATCATCGACTACTCCGAGGACCCGGCGACCTTCGTCGGTCAGGCGCTGTCACCGGCCAAGGTCAGCTCGGTCACCGTCGTCGACGAACGGGCCCGCGCGGCCCGGGTCGTGGTGCCGGACTATCAACTGTCGTTGGCGATCGGCCGCGAAGGTCAGAACGCGCGGCTCGCCGCCCGGCTGACCGGCTGGCGGATCGACATCCGCTCCGACACCGCACCTGCCGACGACTGA
- the rimP gene encoding ribosome maturation factor RimP, whose product MKADQIAGVLEPVLEQFTLDLDAVEVKPAGKRSVVRVVVDGDGPDGTGPSLDDIAEATRAVSSALDASDVTGAGPYTLEVTSRGVSRPLILPRHWRRNVDRLVKVTLTTGETITGRITGSDETQAALDVDGAPRQIGYDEIDTALIQVELNRKPRPAPADPAQPEKEN is encoded by the coding sequence ATGAAGGCCGACCAGATCGCGGGTGTCCTGGAGCCTGTGCTCGAACAGTTCACGTTGGATCTCGATGCCGTCGAGGTCAAGCCGGCCGGCAAGCGCAGCGTGGTCCGGGTGGTCGTCGACGGCGACGGGCCGGACGGCACCGGCCCGTCCCTGGACGACATCGCCGAAGCAACCCGGGCGGTCTCGTCGGCCCTGGACGCCTCCGATGTGACCGGCGCCGGCCCGTACACGCTGGAAGTCACCTCCCGCGGCGTCAGTCGGCCGCTCATCCTGCCACGGCACTGGCGACGCAATGTCGACCGCCTGGTGAAGGTGACGCTGACGACGGGGGAGACGATCACCGGCCGGATCACCGGCAGCGACGAGACCCAGGCCGCCCTCGACGTGGACGGTGCACCGCGACAGATCGGCTACGACGAGATCGACACCGCGCTGATCCAGGTCGAGCTGAACCGCAAGCCGCGCCCGGCGCCGGCCGACCCGGCCCAACCCGAGAAGGAGAACTGA